The following proteins come from a genomic window of Lolium rigidum isolate FL_2022 chromosome 5, APGP_CSIRO_Lrig_0.1, whole genome shotgun sequence:
- the LOC124656675 gene encoding cucumber peeling cupredoxin-like, with amino-acid sequence MALLLRAAAVAATAAAVMGMLASPAAAQGAPSPSPDPAYRNHTVGGADGWFFNATSNSTSGNYSSWAATETFYLGDYLIFQTNDNSSVVLTTNATTYTLCDPSEDDGLETYIYSGGGGGGGGTEETKAIAAPLLYEGTNYFFSEADGGAQCQQGMRFEIKVAYGRGLPPDLAHPPPPPMERVLAPPPAGSVLSQGLDGADAGAGAGDDTDVKNAGCRAIGAGTRFLEAVAAVTLAFFVAL; translated from the exons ATGGCGCTCCTTCTACGAGCGGCCGCGGtagccgccaccgccgctgccgTGATGGGCATGCTGGCAAGCCCGGCTGCCGCACAGGGCGCGCCGTCCCCATCGCCGGATCCGGCGTACAGGAATCACACGGTTGGGGGCGCCGACGGCTGGTTCTTCAACGCGACGAGCAACTCCACGTCAGGCAACTACTCCTCTTGGGCTGCCACCGAGACGTTCTACCTCGGCGACTACCTCA TATTCCAGACGAACGACAACTCGTCGGTAGTGCTCACCACCAACGCCACCACCTACACTTTGTGCGACCCCAGCGAGGACGACGGGCTGGAGACCTACATCTAcagtggcggcggaggcggtgggGGCGGCACCGAGGAGACCAAGGCCATCGCCGCCCCTCTACTCTACGAAGGCACCAACTACTTCTTCTCCGAAGCCGACGGCGGCGCACAGTGCCAACAGGGCATGCGCTTCGAGATCAAGGTAGCCTACGGCCGCGGCTTGCCGCCCGACCTCgcgcatccgccgccgccgcccatggaACGTGTCCTTGCGCCGCCTCCTGCTGGGTCGGTCTTATCGCAAGGGTTGGACGGCGCCGatgccggcgccggcgctggTGATGACACCGATGTCAAGAACGCTGGCTGTAGAGCGATTGGTGCGGGTACTCGTTTCTTGGAGGCTGTTGCTGCGGTCACTTTAGCATTTTTTGTTGCTCTCTAA